TAATATATGATTTTGAAGTGGGGtgttataaaattaaaataagaaaataatttttagagtGGAAATGAACTTTTTCAAgtctaatgaaaaaaaataataataataagaaaaaaaaaatgaaaacttcacttaactccatgaattattactatttttgcaatgtccccgtaaaatttaatttctctcaatttagtgtattcatcttttaattgttttcaatgtcattcatctattaggattttctattaactCCTAACTGAAGGGCgttaaaatttctaaaatactcCCATTTgttttacgaaaaaaaaaaattgcaaagtttAAGGCATTAGTCCGAATTTAACGGTATTTGCAAAAATAACCATgcctcaatctttgcaaaaaatttaaatacttTTACTATAAAAAAGGGTGgtattttggaattttgttgggatttgatgaaaaatcttaacagacattgaaaaaaattaaaagttcgatacacaaaattgagaagttttgaactttaaaaatgACATTGCAAAATAGATGATAATTTAGGGGTAAGCGAATTTCCCCAAATTAATTGAACCATGTCACATGTTCCCTAACAATAATATGTCTGGATTGTTTGCAATTTCATTGAACATACAATTGGGAGAGGATTCTTACAAGATTCATCTACTCAAATGGGTATAATCAAACATGAAAAGTGTTAGagagccaaataaatgaacacagaaaaattttcaaaccgACGTGGcaatggtttttaaattaaaaaaatgtaattatttcTCCCTTGTTTGTCACTCACGGTctgtcacgtcagtttgaaaattttgctaagttcatttgtttggctccctaacacTTCTCATCAAACATATGGGTTGTAAGTATATAGAGTCCTTTGTCAATTTCCAGCCTAGATTGCAAACTATTGAAACCTATTGGAAATCCCACCTTTTAAGGTTCTTTACTTTtactaaaaagagaaattatattATACGGAGAATCCTAAATTTTCCAGGGAATCATATGAATCATTCTCAAAATTTTGGTCAACCGAAGTGACTAATGAACAACCAATTCCCCTCAATtctcaaaatataaacaaagcACAACCACCTTTTTACATCTAAACAACTGTACGTGTTCATGGAATCCAATACTATATACAGCACCCCCCCTACACctaattattacaaaaaaaaaaaaaaacatgtaaaaactACAaaggtttctttcttttatacaTTTTGCTCTTTAGGTATATAGAGCTTGCCTGTTGGGTGGCATGGCGTGCTTCAGCACCTGTCTCTGGCGATATTCTTTGTTGTTTGACGATGGCTCTTTGACATCATCTGAGAATCGGACCTTCTTTTTGGCTTGAGATTTCCCAGATcctataataaataacaaacatAATAAGTACATCAAATTCTACaaagttataattaaataataataataataataataataccgtTCAATTTGTTCTTGGCGTGGGCGTAGAAGGTGGTACCCAATTCAGATTCAACTTTCTTCATGAAATCGGAGAGAAGTCGCTTATGGGCTTGATGAACAAGTAGAAGTACGCTTCCCGAGACAGCAAAAACTGCAATGAATCCGAC
This genomic interval from Corylus avellana chromosome ca3, CavTom2PMs-1.0 contains the following:
- the LOC132173378 gene encoding uncharacterized protein LOC132173378 yields the protein MGGSVGVGFIAVFAVSGSVLLLVHQAHKRLLSDFMKKVESELGTTFYAHAKNKLNGSGKSQAKKKVRFSDDVKEPSSNNKEYRQRQVLKHAMPPNRQALYT